The Juglans microcarpa x Juglans regia isolate MS1-56 chromosome 2D, Jm3101_v1.0, whole genome shotgun sequence DNA window ATTTCCAACGACTCTTAACCTGTTGCTGACAGTAACGAGCGCAACGGCTCTGGCCGAGCAACTTTTTCCAAGAAAGGTCAACTAATGAAAGTAGTTACGTACAGATATTAATAGAGGGTATTGTCACGTATCTATCTGGCTTATTTACTCTGTATAAATTAGCTTATTATTGGCAGCCCATTCCTTCAATTATAATAGCCCATGCAACCCTTGGCCCAATCATCGATTGCAAAGCCCAATCAACCTTTGGTtgattttcttgcttcttttgcttataaataatttatttgtgtaaTAGGAAGCTGGGGGAAATAGCTAGAATCAATTGAACTTGTCAGTTGTTCATTTCGTTGGTCTACTGATTCAGAAAATAAAGCTTAAAGCTTTTCTTATTGATCGATCAAGTTTTTTCCggtaacataaaaataaaccattcaAAGACTCGCGGGGGTTGGGATCACATAATCAACGACGAACACGCTCTCCAGGTATTCCTTAATCTTCTCCTTCTGAGAGTTCACCAACTCTTCCTTCGCATCCACCGCATCCATTTCGCTCATTCCCGGAAAAACAGCGAACGAAGCTAGCGAGTATCCCTTGGCTCTCGCTGGCGAGAAGTTTTCCCCACAAGTAATCTGTTTGATCTCTGGGAAATCACGCTTAAGTCCCTTAATGACACCAAGAATCTCAGATTTTACATTGTCGCCTAGGCTCTCCTTGAGCTTCAAGAAACTGAGTCGAACGGCGGATCCCGGGGGTGGAGCCACGAGATCATCTTCGTAACCACCGTCAGCAATCCAATCGACGGCCATGGCGTCTTCGACAATCGGGAGGACCGACTCCTTGACCACACCAACGTGGCTGGGGTTGGCCGCGTAGGCCTCGAGGTCTTCCTTGGTTTTGTAGCGGCTGTGGAGCGCGTGGGTGAAGTTGAGGGAGGAGAACCGGTTGCGGAAGACAGGACCGGCGGCGAGGTGGAGGACTTCGTCGATGGAGACCAGGCTGTTTAGCTCAGTGACCATGGCGTTGACCTTGGACGGGTCAGTGTTCTCTTTCACTTTAAAGAGAACGACATGCTCGATGAGGGTCTGGGAAGTGGACATCTTGACGGCGGTCTTGGACGGTGGGGAGCGGCCCGAGCGGGAGTATGGCTTGAAGGAAAAGGAGGATTGAAGACAGGGTATGCTTTTGGGGGGCGAGAATGCGAGGGAAAATGGAGACCAAATGAATGTGGAGTTCCCAGAGAGCATCATATTGGTATGTGGAACGAGGATTTTTGAGAGTGATTGAGACTGGACAGTGATTGAACTGATTGCCGAGGACCACCGACTTATTAATACATGGGAACGTAAACTagttaataaaatgaaaatttctcTACtgttgtaaattaattaataaaatattaaaataaagattttcattaaaaaaaattataatataattaatagaatattaaaataaagaattttcattgaaaaaaattaaaataaatttatgtgtatgtttacttgtatatttattaaatagtaaataactttctaataataaatttttttaaaaatactatataattaaAAGTACTACAataaaaaactctatttattacCGTAATCCGTCCCAAGTAAACACttcatctatttaaaatttttattcactgtttttctctcattctttttttatttttttatttcctacttttttctctgtttttcttttcttttctttttttttttttttttttttttttttttttttttttttttttttttactatttccTGCTATAGTGGCATCCTACATCATAGTTTAGGAAGCCCAGtgtgtaaaaaaatttttaatacactcattttgttttcattttctgatttttatttttatcatttagagAGTGGAAATACAATCCCATTAATAgtgatattaaaatattgaaagataTAAAGATTTTGCAAATGTGCTAGATAGAAGAAATaagaatatatacttttttaacatTCTCGTAATATAATAtcactttttatatttgatgttacttttaatttttgtttggcttataaatttttattttgcgTTCATAGGACATAATTATATCATGACATTGAATATAgagaaatattgtaaatattaaaagatacgAGGATATTATGAATTCATTagtaattaaaagaaatatttaaaatgaataaaaaactattataaaatattatttaaatgatatagaaaaaaaatagataagttgatatatggtagattgtaaaattcattagataaaatagaaaattttgattttagtgatatattttagaaaacaagATACAAAAACCATTGAAGTTGCTCTTAGAAATTAACAATTATTTGtatctttagaaattataaCTTGCAACTTGTACTTACATAGTACTTGtctttctactttttctttatattcttaggcttcgtttggttactaaactcacctcaactcatctcaactcatcattacaactttttcaaatcccaatacaaaatataataaacaatcaactttttcaaatttcaaaataataataatattaaaaaataatattctaataatattttatcatcacaactcaactcaactcaactcacttcaacatccacacacacccttagTGTATTCGTAGATAATAGAAATTGACTGGTACTAGGCCCATGCAAAAAACCTCATGGGCCCTACTTGCCCGATAAATCTGGTCTGACCCATCCGATAAATGTGGGTTGAACTAAACATCAGGTTGGAAATCATCCAACTCGCTGTTTAACGGGCGAAAGTACAGCCCGTTTActaaggagtggtttggattcatagatgagttgaagtgggttgagatggtttgtgaatagtagaataaaagttaaattatttattatattttgtgtggaaatttggaaaagttgtaatgatgagattaaatgagttgaggtgggttttgaatgcaaacgaggtcTAAGCTGATCTCCATTGCAAAACCTAGACGGCTGACCccattcatctctctctctctctctccttgatCACACTGCAGGAAATTGAgtttgtctctttctctctcctcgaccGCACCTTCAAGCAACCGAGTATTGTGTGTTGAGTGCCGACTTCTCTAGCCCAAGCAGCTAGCCGTTCCTTCGCTGCTCACCATAGCAATCCATCTCCATCCACCATCCACAGTAAGCTACCACTCTCGGTgcattgtgtgtatatatagagagaaaaaaaaaacttttaaccCACCAACgattcttcaatattttttttgtcttcatcCTCCATCCGTTGTTATTTTGGAGTATTTATCCCCAAATCCTATATATTTGTTGGATTCTTTAAGTATGAATGATCGTATGAATTTGTTGGATTTTGCAAGTATGAATGCACATAAAAAGGAGAAAGGGAAAACAATTAGCATGCTCCATTTTTGTGcaacttttcattaaatttttttatcacacAATCTAAGGCCACGTTTGCTTtcgaaaaacatctcatctcatctcatataatcattacaacttttccaactttcaatacaaaataaaataaacaattcagttttttcaaattccaaaataaaaataatattaaaaaatatattctaataatattttattcaactttttaattttaatctcaactcatctcttctcatttcCGAAAACAAACGAACCTAAGGGTACTCATGGCGCTGCTACGAAATTTTTTGGGAGTGAAACTTTTCCAGAACGTTaaattttgtggtatttttgcTCTTTCTTTTGCTGTTCCCATGATTCAGATCCCCACTTATTTATCACACTAGCTAATTACCTGGCAtagatttaacaaaaaaagaaaacagaaatttATTTGTACTGTATTAAATCATCAAGGACTTGGTACGTAGCTGGCTTGATAGCTAAGAAAAACCGGACATGATCAAGGAAACTATGtcagaaaatgtgaaaaagttCACTTAAAATTAGAGCTTCTGATCGTTGAGTGATCCTGTAGTAGAAAGAAAAGATGTTTCTCTTGCATTTTACCCCGAGGTATAATTAAGATCAATTGTTCTCTATTTACAACTTAAATCCCAAATATACattgttttttgagtttttcttcaTGTAGATTTTGTATACAATAACGTGACAAATATACATGCAACAACtctaaacaaaatttaaaattggaaaGTCCAACTATATTTGGAAAATCATTCTTTTGACGTTTTAGGTTACAAGAAAATATCCTCTACGCGGATCGCTAACATTTCATCAGCTACCGTATaaacaaactatttcatctgCTAAATCTTGTGTTTGGGATATTATTTTCACATCAAATCTTTGGCCGTACAGCCCTGTCTATGACCATATTATTAATTCCATGTTTTCTCGACTGATCACATGTCCCACTTGATGGATATGGAGTGCActcattatttattatgaaaagcctaaacaaaaaataaaaaaataaaaacagcatCAAAAGGATAATGCATGCACATGTCCTATCTATTCTTTAAACTGTTATGTGTTTGTTTTGCTGGGTTATAGgcatataatattagataatacATGCACATGTCCTATCTATTTGTTGAAATCTTATTGGTGCAGTGTTgctgaatttttatattttctcatgtttttatatgataattatatGCCATTTCATATATAGATTGCTTCACAAGTGACACTCATACAAATTTAAGGTATGATGAAGTTACTATTCCTTTGACTTCAAACATTAGCTTCTCCAGTAGTAGTAACACCAGtcttcctcccaaaaggaaggCAAGTAAGGACCCATCAACAATGTGGGAACACTTCACAAAAATAGATGGATGCTCGTGTAACACCCCATTTcccaataaatatatttttaaaattttcggaGAGCAagtgtgctactaaacttgactaaaaacttttcttttaatggCATGCCAAATgcaaaagattccataaataaaacaaactttattaaatacttaaaatccaaaatagttTACGGaagtacttatttaaaaaaatactaaaatctcatgtgcttatcaaaataatttatttaaaccttaaatcagAAATGAACATGATATAAAGTATCTAGGCCTCTGCATCGCCTATCTGAGTCAAGTCCTATCCtacagtctcatcctcataaatatcatcacctggggtggtttaaaaacataaaaaatgtgaCGCCCACAGACTCTGCCTAGGATCGGAAGGACATctgaagtgtcgggacatgtaacataaGGTTACTtgcccccattcatgacatataagatgcaatgttcctaacatgcatctagcattatgcaatatccgcagtggattttttttttgagcaatattatgcaccaaacttataatatcccaaatacttaaaacatacttcatacataaagacatactaaacaactgagatcacaacactagtccaaaatggttgtgaacaaaaaaatgctggagattgaactccacaaaatacaagtagtaatctaaggCAACTACATCTACGTCGCACCGTcacttagtcgaccgtttccagttggtcgattattggttctccttcagatcctgtaacaagatctaccattcggggggaatggtagttaggACTAGGGGTGTAATCCGGTCGGTCTGGATTGGACAAACCGACTGGACTGACCAGTTCGGTCCGGACCAGACTGGACCGAAAAAATGCATGGTCCGGTACGATCCAATAAATAGGGAAATTTCGGTCTTCGGTCCGATCCCGGGGTGGAGATTTCTCAGACCGGACCgaccgaataaaaaaaatattatatatattatttatataataattgtacaattaacaatataaaattttaaatatattattaatacttgttaatattctataaatttaacaatattttatatatatcttcatctaacctatcactattaacaatataaaattttaaatatgttattaacacttgttaatattctatgatttaactaatatataatatcaattagttaattatatagtaattatataaattaataatgtaattttcatctaatttattattattgaccatataaaatatttttttattgagtttgtttcataattcacattaataaatcacttaatttaatttagtattttcaataaatgttttttattaattgatttaaaaaataaaaaaagaaaaaaaattaggtcgGACCGATtgaccggtccggttcggtccctATGGGTATTCGATCTGGTCCGGCGATGGACCGAAAATATTATGTCCATCgcgggaccggaccggaccgaccggATTACAACcatagttgggactaccacagtgagatttgattacaaatctcagtaagtcaacaaaaaccttcacacaggttaatgatgtatgcatgataataaaggcatgaatgcacgatcaaagtcaatagtaacataacataacctaGCATAACATAGCATGAGCTGACATaatttgaactgaaactgaaacttagcttgacgtgacataaacttgaaacttaacatggacgtaaacttgaacataacataacgtgaaacatggcttgaacgtgaaatacatgaatttggaatcttattcagtagacttaatcataAAGTGATCATACGGGTGCTAcatgggtccccttgagccgtgtgtccctgccgattaccgcatcacaacacaggtgtctataccagctatGAGTGCATTACTACgcactccacagttgttgtggcctcaCGTATCCTacatgtcacaattgttgtgtctcacatagtgtatgcttcacagttgttgtggccccatgaatcgtttgtgccacacttgctgtggacacacgtaacataaagtgtggctccattgGCATTAGTGtctggcgcgctccggtgaccagctagttaggccccatttgcaacatgttgactgtacttcgcaacctgttgactgtacttcatcaacccagagaatttcacacctatttagacactccagttTGAACAAAGGATTTCCACTAGGATGTTAcctcatcctagcacttagggttgtgattgacatgaataagttaacaagactgttcttgatatacacaaactgtattcgagaaGAGATGACATGAATAgaaaaagacagaagtcctgacatAGCGTAACGcgacatgaacgtaagatgatagacatgacatactttgagacataaatgtaatataaaatatttcataacatggcatacatgtaacatacaaaattttgtagcatgacataatatgtaacagacaatattttgtaatatggcataacatgtgatagtgaatattatgtgacatgatatacatgtgACTGATGGtgtacgtaatgtgacatacttgcaacatatagtaacatgtgacagactatattgtgtaacagataagaattttgtgacagaataattcatGTAAGattcatgtaatagataaacatgtgatgacatggcatatataacaacatatgaACATAAATTGTAATCCcattacccatcacacatacacagtaaactgatagtaagttaagagctaacttaacTCGATAGTCGCGTTCTATGATAATAAAGtgtgaaacacgaggaactgtaagaagatattctaaaagttaaaaattaatttagtaaCAATTAGAAG harbors:
- the LOC121248103 gene encoding stress-response A/B barrel domain-containing protein UP3-like, which gives rise to MMLSGNSTFIWSPFSLAFSPPKSIPCLQSSFSFKPYSRSGRSPPSKTAVKMSTSQTLIEHVVLFKVKENTDPSKVNAMVTELNSLVSIDEVLHLAAGPVFRNRFSSLNFTHALHSRYKTKEDLEAYAANPSHVGVVKESVLPIVEDAMAVDWIADGGYEDDLVAPPPGSAVRLSFLKLKESLGDNVKSEILGVIKGLKRDFPEIKQITCGENFSPARAKGYSLASFAVFPGMSEMDAVDAKEELVNSQKEKIKEYLESVFVVDYVIPTPASL